The Streptomyces sp. HUAS MG91 sequence CAGTTCGCCGCGGCCGCCGCCACCCACTCCGCGCCCTTGAAATCCACCGCGCCCGCGGTGCGCGGCTTGTCCACGCCGGGCATCTGCCACCACATCCGGGCGAGATCACCGCGCGCCAGCAGCCCCACACCCACGGCCGACGCCACACCACCGACGATCAAGGTCCGCCGGCTGATCCCCCGGTCACGGTCCTTGCCGCCCGACCCCTGCTTCCCCACGCGACGCCCCCCGTCCCACCTTTCGCGTACATGTTCCATAACGGATATCGGAGCGATTCGGTTCCCGGCTCCCCGTACTCTGTTAGTGCTATGACTTCCCAGACCTCGCACGCCGCGCAGCGCCCCGCCCCGGACCGTCCCCTCCGTGTTCTCGCCGCCATGTCCGGCGGTGTCGACTCCGCCGTCGCCGCGGCCCGCGCCGCGGAAGCCGGCCACGACGTGACAGGTGTCCACCTGGCCCTGTCGGCGAACCCGCAGTCGTTCCGCACCGGCGCGCGCGGCTGTTGCACCATCGAGGACTCCCGCGACGCGCGCCGCGCGGCGGACGTCATCGGCATCCCGTTCTACGTGTGGGACCTCGCCGACCGCTTCCGCGAGGACGTCGTCGAGGACTTCGTCGCCGAGTACGAGGCCGGGCGCACCCCGAACCCCTGCCTGCGCTGCAACGAGAAGATCAAGTTCGCCGCGCTGCTCGACAAGGCGCTGGCCCTCGGCTTCGACGCGGTCTGCACCGGCCACTACGCCCAGGTCGTCGTGAACGCCGACGGCGACCGCGAGCTGCACCGCGCGACCGACATGGCCAAGGACCAGTCCTACGTGCTGGGCGTCCTGGACGACCGCCAGCTCGCCCACGCCATGTTCCCGCTCGGCGACACCGAGACGACCAAGGACGAGATCCGCGCGGAGGCCGAGCGCCGCGGCCTCGCCGTCGCCAAGAAGCCCGACTCCCACGACATCTGCTTCATCGCCGACGGCGACACCCAGGGCTTCCTGGCCGCCCGCCTCGGCAAGGCGGAGGGCGACATCGTCGACGAGTCCGGCACCAAGCTCGGCACCCACGAGGGCGCGTACGGCTACACCATCGGCCAGCGCAAGGGCCTGCGCATCGGCACCCCCGCCCCCGACGGCAAGCCCCGCTACGTCCTGGACATCTCCCCGGTGGACAACACGGTGACGGTGGGCCCCGCGGCCGCCCTCGACGTGTCCGCCCTGACCGCGATCAAGCCCCGCTGGTGCGGCGCGGCCCCCACCGGCCCGGGCACCTACACGGCGCAGCTCCGCGCCCACGGCGGGGAGACCGAGGTGACGGCCGAACTCGTCGACGACGAACTGCGGGTGTCCTTCGACGAGCCCGTGCGCGGCGTCGCACCCGGCCAGGCGATCGTGCTCTACGCCGGTACGCGCGTGGTCGGCTCGGCGACCATCGCGACCACCGACCGGGCCACGGCGGTCGCCTAGCTGTTGAGCCGGCCCGCCAGATAGTGGTGGAGCACCCCGGCCAGATCGGTGCTCCACTGTGTCGCCAGGGAGCGGCGGCGGGCCCGGACCCGGCACTCGTAGACCGGGCCGTCCGTCATCACCGCGGTCACGTACAGACCGTCCGGCACCGGCTGGAACCGCACGGTCCGCACGTACGCCCACGGGAGGTCGACGGCGTGCGGGCCCTGCTCGAAGTGGACGCCGTCCGCGTCGACGACCAGGCCGTTGTGCTCGTCGGCGGCGATGAACTCGGGGCCCTGCACGGTGCCGGGGCCCGCCGCCGGGGGCACGGACGGCGGCGGGGGGAACGCCGGCGGGTGAGCGGGCGGCGGCGGGACGAACGATGGCAGGGGCGGCCCGAAGCCGCCCGTCGGAACGCCCTGCTGCCCGTCTCCGTGCGTCATGCCGCGTCGTCCTCCGCCTCGTGCCGTGATACCCCCGTATTCGACCACGCCCCCGGCGGCGGTTCCGGCTAGGGCCTGTCTCTCAGATCCCTCCTGCCCCGCGACGCCTGGCACGTGCTCTCGCCGCACCGGGCACAAGGCCGAGTACGTCCAGTACGAGGCCTCGCGCCCGGCACGCCGAGAGCACGCACCAGACGCCGCGGGGCCCGCCCTCCGGGCGGACGGAGGGATCTGAGAGACAGGCCCTAGGCGTCGTCGACCTGGGTCTCGTAGAAGCACAAGTGGCCCTTGATGGCGGCCACCCCGGGCTTCGGCTCCTCGTACGCCCACACCAGGTCCTGCGCGCCCGGCAGCGACCAGTACGAGGCGTGGCCCTTGAAGGGGCAGTACGTCGTGGTGTCCGACGGGGTCAGCAGTTCGGTCCGCACATCCTCCGGAGGGATGTAGTGCCGCTCCGGACAGCCGGTCTCCTTCAGCAGCAGCGCCCTCGTGCTGTCGGCCAGCACCTCCCCGTCCCGGACGACGCGCACGCGCCGTGCATCCTGCTCGATCGTGATCGTGTGTCCATCAGCCATGACTGTGTCAGCGCTCACAGCGGGCGGGTTCTTCCCGGGACGGCCGCGCGATCGCGGGCCCGTACCGTAGGCCCCATGAACATCTGCGTCTTCCTCTCCGCCGCCGACCTCGACGACCGCTACACCCGCCCCGCCCGCGAATTCGCCGAGCTGCTCGGCAAGGGCGGGCACACCCTCGTGTGGGGCGGCAGCGAGAGCGGGCTGATGAAGGTCGTCGCCGACGGGGTGCACGCGAGCGGCGGGGGACTGGTCGGGGTGTCCGTGGAGTTCCTCGCCGCCAAGGCCCGCGCCGTGACCGCGCCCGACGAGATGGTCGTCGCCGCCGACCTCGCCG is a genomic window containing:
- the mnmA gene encoding tRNA 2-thiouridine(34) synthase MnmA, with product MTSQTSHAAQRPAPDRPLRVLAAMSGGVDSAVAAARAAEAGHDVTGVHLALSANPQSFRTGARGCCTIEDSRDARRAADVIGIPFYVWDLADRFREDVVEDFVAEYEAGRTPNPCLRCNEKIKFAALLDKALALGFDAVCTGHYAQVVVNADGDRELHRATDMAKDQSYVLGVLDDRQLAHAMFPLGDTETTKDEIRAEAERRGLAVAKKPDSHDICFIADGDTQGFLAARLGKAEGDIVDESGTKLGTHEGAYGYTIGQRKGLRIGTPAPDGKPRYVLDISPVDNTVTVGPAAALDVSALTAIKPRWCGAAPTGPGTYTAQLRAHGGETEVTAELVDDELRVSFDEPVRGVAPGQAIVLYAGTRVVGSATIATTDRATAVA
- a CDS encoding DUF427 domain-containing protein; the protein is MADGHTITIEQDARRVRVVRDGEVLADSTRALLLKETGCPERHYIPPEDVRTELLTPSDTTTYCPFKGHASYWSLPGAQDLVWAYEEPKPGVAAIKGHLCFYETQVDDA